The Lacerta agilis isolate rLacAgi1 chromosome 16, rLacAgi1.pri, whole genome shotgun sequence genomic sequence gtgaggaatgcagtttccccaaaacgtttgctttatatacactatttacacaatgggccccacgtgattggctaattccgggatactcctgtatgccaatcggagtgcggattcacttccacctggagctggattgggtggctcctgcggaccaatcagactgctgcaatctcaatcctattgttctgggaccaatcagactggtgcattttggatcctattcaactcagtacataacacacagTAAAGGCTTGGTCCCTTGTGAACCTCAGGCTGTGGGGAACCACCAAGAGTGTCCCATCAGAGGACCTCGGTGATCCAGGTGGAGCATAAGGAATCAGACAGTCCTTAAGGTAATTTGGCTGCAAGTTCTCCTCCATGGTTGCACCCCATCTATAGAACTCTCTTCCATAAGATGCTCACCTCAccattgttgtttatttgttgttaGGTTGTGAGTGGGAGAGTCAttgttctgttttccttctggttttttaaaattatgttttgtgtttttatcttgtgttcTTATGCCGTGAACTGGATTTAATAAATacatgaatatttttttcttgccagacaacaacctttaaaaataaataaatattccaggCTTTTAAGATCTAATGAGAGTTCAGTATTGATTTGGATATTCTGGTTTTATGTTGCTTATTTTTTTATGACTATGTACTTGTAACTtgtacagtcttaccttggatcctgaacgccttgcgacttgaacgttttggctcctaaacactgcaaacccggaagggaatgttctggtttgcgaacgttctttggaagccgaacgtccgatgcagcttctgcagcttccaattgagtgcaggaaactcctgcagccaatcggagtctgcgccttggttgtcgaacgtttttggaagttgaatggacttccagaatggattctgttcaacaaccaaggtatgactgtacttgtaCATGGCATAGATAATTTATTTTGGAAGTACAGTATATGTTAAATAACTGCATATCTATTCATTCTTTCTGAATTATTCTACCTCATTCTTCTGTATAGGCAGAACTTCTGTTTTTTACCTGCACACACTTCTGTTTTTTACCTGCTTTTCTGACAAATTTTACCTTGGTTTATTCAATACAGAAAGATACAGCAATTGCGACTCTTCAAGAGCAAGTGAATAATGCTAAGAAGAAGCTGATGAGACTTGTGACTGCAGAGGAAAAATACAATGCAATTGACTCTccatttccttcttcttcctaCTCTGCAGCCAATTGTTCTTATGCAGCAGTTGAAAACCCAATGAGTTATCCTTTTTCACCTGGTCAGGTGCAAAACTCAAGGCAGCATCCTAGGATCTCACATTCACAGTGCAAACCAGGATTGCTTAGTAAAAAAGATTCCACTGATGATCTGGAATGCACAAATCAACACCAGCAGAATATACTGCCAGAAATTACTGTTGGGTACAGACCTCTGAATGGATGCAAGAATGTCGCTGGTCATTCAAGTGACCAAGATCAATGGTTCACCCAATATACCACCACACTTAGTATGGGTACCCTACAGGACCCACTCGGGCAGAGTTTTTCCACACCGAGGGAGGAAGCAAAGCAGCCATGTATGCCTCAGAGGCAGCTCCCAGGCATCAGCTACGTGAGCAGCGAAAAGCTTCAGGAAATATTGCAAGAGCTAAGTATGAACCACGTTGCTATTGCCCAGATATCTCCCAGGGGGCCCGAGCAAAGTGTAGATTGCAACATGTGCACATTATGGGAGCCAGAGGAGATCCAGGCAGGAGAGTCTATGAAGCTTAGTCCTCATAAGTCAAGACAGGGGATGAAAACCCCCAACTCCATGGCTCCTGATACTTGGCATATTGTGGACAAGGCAACCAGCAGAAGGCAAAGAAGTTTCAGTGGATTAACAGAATTTCATCAGGCTGCAGTGGGAGACGCTGAGGACAGATGTTCTCTGCATCAGCCACCCTCTTTGTCATCACCAGTGGTGAAGAAAATGCTTAACTACAAGGCTGAAAACTGGCCCAAGCATTCAAGCAACGATGGGTGTGGCTGGCTCTTAGACAAATGCCAAGGGAAGAATTGCGTGTCCACTCTTTATCTTAGCAGATCCAGGAATCTCCGTCATCATCAGAATTTTCTGACTCACACAGTGCTCGGCCCCGTCCCTTCTCAGCACTTTTATCCCGATTCTGATTCTGGCAGCAGTTCCTCTCGGAGGGTAACCCATTGCCACCACAGGCAGCGCTGTGAAGTTTGCCACTGCAGCCTATCTTCCTCTAGTGATAGCTACATCACTGATACAGATCCCGAGCTTGGTGCGGCCCTGGACTCCTGTGCAAAGCTTTATGGCAAGCGCCAACCAGTTGTGAACTTCATTGAGGATTTGGAGCCCACCTACGTGTAGGAGTTGTCAAGTCaagagcccaccccaccccccgataTTTCAGGGTGGAAACCTGAGACCTGGGTTGGCCCCTGGTGGTATCATGGTGTGCAGGCCTCCCCCTGCTACCTTGAGGGGGTCAGGTAAACCTTGAGACCAGGTCAGCCCTGGAGGTCTGGCAGGGAGGGCAGTGgcatgccatgggggggggggtgaagtcccaggtgcattttttaaaagaggatttaaGGAGCTGCCTCCCAACAAGCTCGCTCATTGAGGACAGagacttctgcagccaagctggtgccaaatgaaATCGCTccgttttcctttggaccacatcagcaagaccaAGCGGTTTGTGTgctcttgtcatctgggcagcccagaatctccatacacactgcccaggcttgcgcctcTGAGAGAAGTGGAGTTGTGTTGGGACTTTAAAAATGGTTGCCTGTGTTGCCATCTAGTGGCAATAAATCAAGAGAAACAGCTTTGAATGAAAATGGAAGGCAATTGTGGGCTAACTGAACTTGAACCCATGCCTATCCAAATATAGTTTTCTGTGTGGCGTTTTATTAACCACATTATGTAAGAAAACTTGCTGGATAGGTACATCCTACGGCCCTGCTATGTCATCGGCTAACGTGGAGGAACTAGCACTGACATGATGTAGCTGTGATCCTAACTGCAGTGTTTATTGGATAGCATCATTTGTGAAGCAAGCTCTGACAGCAACATGGAGGGATGGGGCTGccaattttttca encodes the following:
- the GPR156 gene encoding probable G-protein coupled receptor 156, with product MWLNEGLQCAVETGFNYSNQCDNTQEQQQKTLQNHCTITITSSDNSCKNSPFSTAILGIAWVFLTSGVLLSFFFLIFTIHFRKNRIVKMSSPNLNIVTLLGSGMTYSSAYLFGVEKHNSLTRPSMEMLVQVRISLLCIGVSLAFGPILGKSWRLYKVFSQQVPDKRVIIKDFQLLVMVSVLVLADIILLLIWMFVDPVQCLQSLNADLKVTERGLTCTVSQGYFCTSMYSDLWLLLFLGFKGILLIYGAYLAGLTDDLSCSPVNQSLTLIIGIAIIFLSTGVMLVVNRFFHLWHNLVFGFTSGGIFVCTSTINCLIFIPQVRKWKAFEKQKDDVNNMAKYFTSSSKNFHSTMYSDEEIYQLLGEKNSMLQQLVEKDTAIATLQEQVNNAKKKLMRLVTAEEKYNAIDSPFPSSSYSAANCSYAAVENPMSYPFSPGQVQNSRQHPRISHSQCKPGLLSKKDSTDDLECTNQHQQNILPEITVGYRPLNGCKNVAGHSSDQDQWFTQYTTTLSMGTLQDPLGQSFSTPREEAKQPCMPQRQLPGISYVSSEKLQEILQELSMNHVAIAQISPRGPEQSVDCNMCTLWEPEEIQAGESMKLSPHKSRQGMKTPNSMAPDTWHIVDKATSRRQRSFSGLTEFHQAAVGDAEDRCSLHQPPSLSSPVVKKMLNYKAENWPKHSSNDGCGWLLDKCQGKNCVSTLYLSRSRNLRHHQNFLTHTVLGPVPSQHFYPDSDSGSSSSRRVTHCHHRQRCEVCHCSLSSSSDSYITDTDPELGAALDSCAKLYGKRQPVVNFIEDLEPTYV